The Arabidopsis thaliana chromosome 5, partial sequence genomic interval ttttttttttgttttacatgcTTTTCTATAATCatgcatttattttttaaaatatttgtgatgccatgtttttataattattatttgaaaatttagaacaaaaacaaataatgttttaCTATCAAAGGTAGTCATGACAAacagaaatttaaaaaaatatgtaattttagCTTTCAATTTccaaaccatatatatatagagatcaAATTACCAATAAAGCCAAATCCTAAAGGAGGACGAATTTTATAATttcgaatcttttttttgggtttgtggggttatatataaaaatattatatattcatacGCATCAATATCACAATTCTAAATTTGAATAGACATTTAAAACAACATGCAATggatcaattttgttttcttcagtACCAATTGGTAAGGATTTGGCTTTTGATTAACGCTAGCTACATTACGCTAGAGGAGAACATCGAATCAACATTATTAAACTAATAAGTATTATTTATGTTGATCTATACTATATGATTCTAAATTGAATGTGAATAACCGATGGATTCACATTAACTAGAATATTAGCCATTCAATATGCAAGGAAATGGTGGGGGCTGGAAAAtgcattcttctttctttcttgtttcttaaataaaagaataatcttatcaaatatcacaaactgataaattaaaagcaagaaaaaagtAAGTAAACCGAAAGAGTATATGCCAAGTCCAGAATTACGGATGTAgctttttggaagaaaaatgttaCGTGGCTCATTTACAGATATATTAATTACCACTAGGTTTTAAGGGATTAAGAGTACGAAGCTGATTAGCTGTTTTGCACTCAGAATTACGGTGGTTTAATTAGATTTATGCGATGTTTGGTGCGCATGGACCGACGTTATTGCTTTCACTCTTTTTGAATGAATCTGCTATGGTAGATGTGCATAGGGAATGAGTGTGAAGCTATGAGTGTTTTTGATGATGTTACTGATTCCTATTAGTACATCGTGGTACATACACTATTGGTTGCAATAAGATGGTGGTAACAATTATTCCTAAGAAGAAGTCTCTCTTTCTGTGAAACAGTACatggttttatatatacaagatcTGGAATGCAACCAGGGGGTTATGTGCTGAGTTTGGAAATCATCTCTTCTACCAACTTCAACATGGTTCCAGGTATTCGCTCTCCTTCTTGATCAATCTCCCGCATAATTTGCTCAACAATCTCAATCTTTgactgtttgtttttgatgacaTAGCCAGAGCAGTCCCTTAGTAGTAGCAGTAGCTCTCTAGCCATTTCTTTAGCCCTCCGTGTCCCGTCTACGCTCACTTGAAGCAATCCAGGCATCACTccttctctaagtatcattCCTCGGTTTGTCTCTCTGTCGTTGTTGCATATACCAAGTAGTATTCCCACGGCATGCTCTTTACACTGTGCTGACCCTTCTTCAATGGCTTCCACCAGAACCCCAATTGCTCCACCGATGCTGGAAACAGATTCTGGTGAATGAGAAATTATGTTTTCAAGCAAAGCTACTGCCTTATCAGCCAATTCGGAAGATTTATCGCAAAAGTTGATGACTTGAAGCAAAGCATATGGTGCTCCCGAAGCTATAACCAGGGGAACAATCTGATGGAGAGTAGATAGATTTTGTAGTGTTGCTATGCCATCAACCTTGGCCTGGATGGTAAGTCTATCGAGCCCAATAAGTCCAACTAAAAGCTGAACCAACCTGGTTGATGCCATCTTAACCTTGTTTTTGTTGCAGGAagagagaatcagaagaaATGCCATGGCCAATTCAAGAACTACCATCTTCGTTTCTGACTGGAGAATTTCTAGCAACGTTGGTACTGCGCCAGATTTCACAATTCGGACTTTGTTCCTGTAAGTTCGGTAATAAacacaattattattattttgccTGTTACTACCGCACATGAATAGTTAAACACAGatagaaacacaaaccttTCACTGCCAAAGGCAAGGCTGAGTAATGCAGATAGAGCAACCTCTGTTGTGATACAGTCTTGAGATTGTAACATCGAGAGCAAAGGAGAAATGATCTCTCTTTCTGCCAATTTTTGTCTTTGCTTCCTGCTTAGATTAGTCAGCTCTATAGCTGCTTCTATTTGAGACTCTCTGTTACCGCTAAGAAGACTCTCTACCACAATCTCCTCCATTGCAGCACTCTTCTTCCTATCTGTAATTTTGGTTAATAACTTCACTTGGAAGAAGAGTGAGGGAAGTTGTGGTGGTGATTGGTGAAgtaaatatattagaaaaaacaaacatagaaAATTTGGTTGCTTTAACAAGCAATGTtaggctttttttttgggcatcCATTGTTTCATGTTGAAGCAAACTCACctaaagcttctttttttttaactgtatgtttatttattttttgttctttttgtttctgtagCTTAAAACCCCATTTGGGAAAGTAAGTATctgtttgaatattttgttcttgattgatTGATCTATCCAATGTTGATTCCAGTAGATTGAACCTTTAACTTTCCTCATGTAGAAGCAAGGTAAGCTTATCTGCATTATCCAGAGTCATTGATCCCAAGAGATTATATTATTCAAGCAATGTGACAGGatagttttattttcctctGCAAATTTCTGTTTTCCATTCTAGTTGACCTTGTATATTTATCTTATTATAGTGTATTTTTTCCACgttattataatttgattaattagATTTTCTTTGAACTGGGTCTTTAGCTCTCAACAATAGCTATACTGTTTGATATGAATATGTGTCTCTTTCTTGATTTAAACGCTTATGAGATTTCTAATAATTATGTCTaacttttctttaataatttctAACGAATGCAAATCAGTTGTCTTCAATATAATAAACTGACAAATGATACGCATGTAtagaatttaaaaacatttcatcTAACGTGAATCACCTGatacaaaatgaaatgatttaaAGATcttaagtttataaattgCAAAAATAATGACCATCAcgtgaaaaataatatttgggtgtgttttttatattttagtcgtctataaatgcaaaattttcaatagaaaataacatatttttttattttaatgttttacaTCCTTCTCTTTTGGTTAGGACAGGAATATGATCAAGTTTCTATCCCCATTGGTCCCTAGTTCGAATATGTGTGTAAGAAAAAAGTGCTTAAATTTTCTTCGGTTACAAGTATGGAATTCAGAAATACGTACagtatatacatttttaaaattatatatttccaaCGAAAACTATACAATATACAACTTGTTATCAAATAAACTTGCTGACTAAAATACATTGTAAACGATACCGAGTTTGTAAATTGTAAGAACGTCTCCAACTAGAAAATTCCCATTCAAGTCTATTATTGTTACCATTTTTTAGTAATTATTAGGTAGATAAGATTATTTCTTTAGGCGTACTCATgcatcaagaaaaaaaagagatcaaatattataaaattgaaatgtaCTTTTGATATTCTATGTTGTACAGCGCCGTTGTCTTTAAGAAAATCATTGTCTTACTCTTACATTATTCATGTAACAAAGTTAAGACGTACGCAATAGATTCATAAAATTTAGTCTAAAACTTCAGTATAGTTGGAcgtataaaaatcaaaatcaaaactttttaaaaaatttggaagTACATGTCGCGAAAGactaatgatgatgatacataACTTAAGAAAAAGCCttctgaagaaacagaaatgtaaacaaaaatataaaaacaagttATCATGATGATGGTTGAGTATCATTCAACCTTTTCTTGCGCTGCTCGATTATTTCAACACCTGATCTCTTCCTTGACTGCGAAATCTGCAGATACCATTTCACAATACACCAAATTAACATCAACTTACAAACACTAAGAGACCCTTTCATTGCTATGCTCTTACAGACCTAtagaaactatataaaaaaaaaaaaaatggtaaatgtAAATGGGTACATACCTTCATGGCATCGTAGAGCTTCCTCTTCTTACGGGACATCAACACTTTGGGCATATCAGCGTCCTCTTGAGCTATTTGCATAGCATCCGGAACTGATTCTTCACCCTCACCTTCAGCCAACACAGGCGCTACAACATCCTTACTTCCATTTATTTCCATCTTCAGTTCCTCATGGTATTGCTTCTCCTGCGCCGCCATCTACATAAAATAACCCACAAAGTTAACAACTTAATCAACGCATACAAAAGTTTGACAGGCTTGAATTGCTTATATATCAGCAAAGtcaaaccttcttcttgttctttgcAGCTTCGGCTTCCTCCGCACGACTCATAACACCAGCGTACAATAAATTTTGAGGATCTTCAAGATCCTCTTTCCCAACACCTGGCAATGGAAGCACTTCGTTTCTTGCTGCTGCCTGTAGTCTTTTGATGGTTTCGGCATAATCAGGAACGTATCCTTCTGCTTCATTGTCCACAAATGGTGACAAGTGTGGCGGTGGAATTCTGCTTGTAGAAAAGCACACAATACATATACAAACAGCtgagtaaaacaaaacatggtagtgaaaaaagaaataagcaaaGTCTTCGAGTGTGTTACCTTCCGACCAAGTACTTTTCAGTTGGCAAGATTATGCGAGCATTCACACAGTCATAGATCCACTGTGGTTGCACATATACCCTAGAAAGGTACAAATGGCCAGCGCTTGGCTTATCGATGATCTACAGAAGTATAATGTATGTTCTTGAGACTATCTATCTAGACACAATCGTAATATTAATAATCAAGCTAAATAGCTTACATGATGTGTAATACTCTCATCATCCTCCTTGAAAGGTGCACCTTCTCCTTCCCAAGACACCATCCCACCAAAAGCAGTAATCACCAATTGCAGGGACTCTCTTGGAACCTACACAagtatacaaaattattatacaATAGACAGGCCCCAGTCATGAAACAATTTAATGATCTTCTAGGTCACTGTGAGGAGACACTCAAGAACACAGATCTtccaaatatcaaaacatgGAATGCAATTTACAATCATTGACACAACTTTGGTTAGGACTACACAGTAGTTCTAGGTTCCCTCACCACTAAGTACGTAtaagaatcattttttttttaaatgccGTTACTTACAAATGGTTTGTCTTTAAGTAAGAGTCTTTGAACATTATAGACATGTCAGAGATTTAGGCTATAGAAAAATTACcattttatttggtaaatTACTGAATCAGTTTAGTAGCAAATGAGTATGTTTTGTCCATAACAGTTAAAATTTGCCAATGATTTACTATTTTAGAACAAAATTCAGTGATAAGAAGTGGCTCAGAAAGAATGAATCAAAAAGATACCTCACGGCTCAAGAAAAACTTCAGATCCTTGAAGAGTGACTTGCACACTCTTgtttcttcatcctcttcaaCCTCTTTATTGTTATCTGCAACCAGATGCATCAATGCTCCAGGCTCACTTGAAGGCAGCTGGTGCTGAAGCTGTGCAAGTCTAAGTTCAGACTCTTCACGGTCATTTGACTGTGAGCTAAATGAAGCATCAACTTTGGGTTCCACCGCCATGCCTCTGGAGCTGGCATCTATGTATCTAGACAGTGCATAGAGATCTGCAACATTGAAgacataaacaaatatatattaatcagAGTAATAGGTGACACGTTCTAATGGTTACATATGAACTCCCATATGAAAGATATCTCTTGAGGAAAATAATTGCTTCTTGGAGGAGGACAACGTACCTGCAGCCAAAGCCTCCAACCGAGAGTCAAGGATTGGCGGGTATTTAACATTCAGAGAATGGTAAAGCTTGAAGTTAATAAAGGCAAGAAGAGTCTGCATCAAAAGGTGAATGAAAATTTGTCAGCAAAAGTCCAAACATTAAATTATTAAGGAAAAGGGGGAATGAATAGATATTAGAAGTTCTCACCTCGTAAAATTCCAAGAAGGTAAGCAGGACACCAAAGTCAACATCATTTGTAAAAACTTGTTGGATTGCATGAGGGGTCAACCAAGTGATCTTTTGACCTTCTATTTCAGCCTATCAAGATAATATTACCAAAGTTTCATTAAAGAGGAAGTAATCTACTAATCCCATTATAAGCTCTCAAGATAAAGTAAAACAATACCTGATAGTAAATACCCTTGACAGACACAAACACTTTACGTAACGCATGAGAACGTGAAATGTAAGCTTGCCATTCATGGGTCAATCTGATTCACAAAAGAAGCACAGAGTcagattaaaaatatgaaactaaaagaagCCGTCAATAAGTCAAGACACAAGGGTCCAAGAGAAAGTATAAGATTCTGACCTTCGACAGTTGTGGACTCGCTTAACTTCAAGATTTTCCCTGTCTGATGCAGGTAACACCGCAAAAAGATGAACCATAGTGAGACAGTCATCCAAGTCTCGCAGTGCATCAATAAATGTTGGATACCTAAACATTAATAACATAAATAGAAATGAGAGTTAACAGTCTAAAACTCATGGATGTTCAAACACAACTGTATAATAAATTCAAGTGTGTCAAGCAAACCTCTCACGGATCAATCTATCAAGCTTGTAAGTAGGTTGGCGGGTGAGCAGAAGGCGTGCAAGCTCCTCGTTTTTCTTGGCCTTGGCTTTTTTGACCTTCTTTTGGTATGTTTTGATTTCCCTAAACTTCTCAAGAAGAGGCTCGTGCATGAGGAAAGCAATGTCCTTGACATGGTAGTAAGTGTGATGGTTTCccttaatcttcttctttggttctCGGGGAAATATACCTTTGACAATACATAGTCTCCTGAAATACATAATCGGCAGGtacaataataacaaattagTCACCTACTGATAACCAGAGAATTTCTAAGTAAAAACCTAGCTAGGAACATAACACAATCTCGATATCAATTCTAAGATAAATTGACAAAACACGAAGCATCTGAAAAAAACCTAGTGCACACATATGCTTGTCCGAACAATAACTCGAAGAAAAACAGTGAAAAGTTGAaggataaagaagaaagagagtgaaCCTGAATAGATTCAAGTTAACTTGAAGATGTTTAAGAGCTTGCGACCTGGTCATATACCTAGCCGCATTTCCTTCCTTCTTTTTCCCCTACAAATGACAAACATAACCAAATTCATctcagaaacaagaaagaaccAGCTCCAAAGTTTTTCGAGCAAAGGGAAAGACGAAAATAGATTACAACAGTTGTTGAACAACGAATATTGGGGAGAATAGAGCTTCAATCAAAGAGAAACACTCACCGTTGGTCTGTAATGCTTCGGCATGGTGAAAACGCCACCAGAGAAGGAACGAGAGACGCggagaggaaaaagagagacagagaattagggttttagccAAAACGATTTGTTAAAAGTCGGGGTACAAGAGGACGATATAATGGGCTTCTTATGACCTATTTGACTTCTTCTCAGGTTTATTATACCATGGGCTTTTAAGGCCCAATATGCTCATTGTTGTTTGTTCTTCTGGGTTTTTTATTAGGATCATGGTTCGTGAAATCTTTTCCAGTTTACGTGAACATTGATGTATGTATTCATCCATATCTTTTTTACGTAAAATAAGAGTAAATAGtcattaaagaaaacatattgtAACCATCTAGACTCAAATTCATAAACTCTAAATTTGATTAACATACTACTGCTTCCAAATTTTTCTAATTGTCAACATTAAAAAACGATACACAAGTGCATAATGGAAACATATATGTCGTCACTGTTGTTGATCGGTAGGAGGATCGGCGGGGGCTGGTGATTCACCGTCGTTTGGGATCCAGAATGTGAGAACCGTAGAAGCAGCAACGAACATGGCTCTACGTGGTGCCCATTTCAGACACGACACTACTCCTATGTTGTTCTCCCACCTCGCCACCTGCTTTTTACACAAAATCCccactaaaatttaaatactgTGAAAGCATAACGCAAAAATAGTATCTACAACTTTATAAATTATTCATCACTTTTAAGTGAATCAGTGTCCTAGTGGTGTTGATTATTCTGCACTTTACCTCAGATGGGTTCTCGATGTTCCACGCATGTAAGGTTCCATCACCTGAACCTGTAtccgaaaaagaaaactaagctgattaaatttgaatattgTGTAGATGAGTCATGATAAAAGATCATCTAGGAACGCGTATTACCTGACAGAACATACTTGCCATCTGGTGTGAAGGTGGCCTCTATGGGTGTACCCTGTGAAGGCTCCAAACTAAAACCACATTTCTGCAAAATAACATACCGTCTTTTACCAACTTGAAACCTAACGTTCTGTCTTCTTCAGGTGAAAGATAGAGAACGTGATTACCTTCTCTCCACGATATGCATCAAGAACGTAGATATTGTTATTTGTAGTCGTTAGGAGCATGGATTTCCCATCGTTGCTGAATTTTATATCGTTAACCTCAGCAGTATCCCCACCCACCAGAAATGTGTCAAAGGGACCCTACATAAGAGATCAATTGGGTTTAGAAGTTAGAACTAACAAGAGCAGTCATGCGTAAGGCTGTGTGAATCATTGTAAGAAGCTAACCTTGTCATAACACCTggaatcaaataatttaacaGCACCTCCTTCCATTGCAATTGCAAACACAAGGCCTTGTTGGTCATACGCAACTGCAGGTCTACCACGTAGATGTAGAATTCCCTATTGACTAAAAGGGTAAGCATAGATCATGAAACCATATAAATTCACAGAGAGAGTATTAAGGTAAAGAGCCTAAATATTCTCAATGTTTCGTGGTTCCAGCATCTTCATCAAGTTTAACTTTCAAGGTGATATATCACGAGGTTTTTgctaacaaaaagaaaaaggcacTTTTCTCATTAAAACTCTAGCATATTAAGACTTATTCCATCTAGCCTTCTCAGAGTGTAAAACTATAGAAACCAACCTGGCAGGCATTTACACGAAGATCCCAGAGTCTAACACTTCGGTCGAGAGAACCAGACATGAAGCTATCATTTATAGGAGACATACAAAGTGATACAACCCTGAAACAGAAGAACATTTTCCATCATCAATGTACATACTAGTAAAATCCAAATTCACAATTCCAGAGGTTATAAGCAGACCTGTCTTTATGCCCTTTAAAGTAGCGTAGGATCCGATTATCATACATTGAGAGATATCTCAAGGATTCTGGTACACAAAAACAAGTATACAAGTAAGTAATAATCCACCACCGCTTTGATTATCCAATCTCAAGCAAGAGAAAAGGAGGACTCACCACCAGTGGACTCCAAATTGTATCGAGAAGAGCAAATTAGAGAGCTAGGATGATGGGTAAAGCATACACGATCGGTGCCATGTTTCTTATGGTATGTAATCTTCAGCTGTCTAACAAACATCCATACAAATTGAATATTTCAGTCTTCTTTTTGCTCCACAAGAATTTCAACTAATCGGTTAATcaaaaagcttcttcttgattcctTAAGTAACCTAGTTTCTCTAGAACTTGACCAGATAAGtataaaacctaaaaacaGGAAGGAAGAACTGACTTAGCGTTGGCGATATCGAAGAGGCGAAGTGAATCATCTTCGCTGGATGTGACCAATAGATCATCAGTCCTATGGAAACCCACCGAATGTATCTTCCCTCCCTGTGTAAAACCAACACCGAGAAATTGAACGGATTAATCTCGGAAGCTGGATTCCACCAAAGTTTAATCCGAAATCAAATGAGattacaaaaagagaaaaattcgTTCGTACAAAATCAGAGAAGACTGCGCCCATGGCCATCCTGCGAACCAGTCCGTCGTCTAGCTCCGTCAACGACATCGTCAAGCTGGATTATCAGTGAAGCACGAGAAAAATCCGAGGACGAGAGAGGGAGAGGGGCAAGGGAACGAGAGAGAGAACTAAAGAGTTTAGTGGGTTTCGCGGGTTACTAAACGCAGCCGTTTTAGTTTTAAGAATTGggataacaaaagaaaaacatcttgTCGTTCAGTTCTAGTCATAAAAACTACATGTCGTTTTGGATTAGGAAAGAGAGCCTGTACACTGCGACTTTGTTACACTCACTGGTCTGTGATTTTCTAAGAGTCAAATAGGCAAATGAAtgaaacacagaaaaaaataaatgatcgAAGCTTCAAGTTTCAAACATACATGGAAAGctttgaaaaaatattgaagtCACAAATGAAACACCAAGGTAATCCAAAAGATATGTTCGAGGAAATCTGACATGAGAGATAAAAGACTATACAATGTCAGCCAAACCGGAATTAGAGACAACACAGCTAACGACCACCAAACCAACCTCTTGGcggttgctgctgctgctgctgcatcATAGCTCCTCTATCTCCATTCATCAGCTTATCTAAAACAACATTGAGGTCAACAGCTTGACCGTTCTCTGTCAATGTTCTCACTGTTCCTCTCACTTGGTCCCTTGGGAACCCCATGCTAACCACTTTGTCAATGACATCATCGACTGGGGCTCTGTTTCCTGATCTTGGGGAATCTGAGCCACCACCACTTCCACCGCTGCTGATGGCTGATGCCATTGGTAAACCTTGTGGTAGTGGGCGTGCCATTGGGAGCTGTGGGTAGGCACCAGATCCACTTCCACTCTGATGTGTGGGTTTCACAGATGGGGTGTTTCCATACTGTGAAGGTGGCCCGGTATACGGGTATGATTCAGGAGAATATCCGGAAGGAAAACCTGAATTGGATCTGCCGCCTGGTCCATCATACATTGATGGTGGCGTTGGAGGAGCGTTGTAGTACTGTTGAGATGGGGCAGAACCTGGAGGTGGATGAGAAGGTGGTTGACGAGGAGGGTTTGGCGGGTAAGATTGCTGAGGGTAAGGTGGTTCCTCCGGGTTGTAGCCTGACGGGTGTTGGAGCTGAGGAGGCGGCTGTTGCGGGTATTGTGGCTGTTGAGGAGGTGGCTGGTAAGGGGGTTGATGCAATGACTGGGTTGGTGGAGGAGGTTGATAAGGAGGCTGGATTGTTGGAGGTGGCTGGGACTGACCAGACGGAGGGAAATAAGGCTCTTGTTGGGGAGAGAACTGGTTAGGAAGCTGAGGCAGTTGTAATGAAGGTGGTGAGAGACCGTGCTGTGAGGCAGGCGGTTGGATAAATTGTTGTGGTGGGAGGCCCTGCTGAGTAAGAGACGGGGGAGCTGCAGCAGAAGCTGGTGGCTGAGGCAGAGATGCAGGCGGCTGAGCAGTGGGTTCAACATGTGTAGAGTGTGTCTCCGGCTGCTGGTTTACCTTTGATAACTGGAGCTTTGAAAGTTGAAGCTGCGCCTCAACTATTTCTTGTTTGTCCTTCAACAACTGTACACCGTTTTGCACCTGAATGCAATCATACAAAGAAGGAACTGAGGAATCTAGGATCTTGATAGATGATATAGCGAAAAGTATGAAAGCTCAGATGCATtgaaacatgaaaaatatgaaaccaGAAACTTGTTTGACGTTAACAGATCAAGAATTCCCAGGCCAGTCAAGAAATGgcatccaaaaccaaaaggcAGAGAAGAACGTTTGTCTAGTATCTCAGATTCATGTGATTATTTCTAATTTCAAATTAATCTCCATTAGGTATCCCAAAAGAGTAGAGTACCTCTAACATGATGTTTTCAAGCTGTCTCAATTTACCATCAGTTTTTCCATGACTGTTCCCAACAGAAACTTTCACATCATCAACCAAATTCTCGAGATCTCGGGTTCTGGTCTCCAGCTGCGTTAGACGTGCACTGACACCTTCCATAACATGTAACAATTTATCAGCATGGGCCTTCATTGTCCGATCGATCGCAGATATAATCGCTGACTCGGGGGAATTTCGATCCTTCTCAGCAAACAACTTTGAAGGTTCGAGAGAGTCCATAGAGCCATAACTCTGAAAGAACGAACAAATGCAACAAGTAAGGCTAAGTGTGATAATTGTCATAATCCTAACCATGCAAGCATCAAGCAAGGTTTAAGCAAACATTATAATGTAGAAAACAGATAAGCAAATGATCGTTGTTACACAAAGTCTCTGCTTTCAACTTCACACGATGATAAATGTAAGCACAGTGAAGAATAACACAGAGCCGAGCTTGGGAACAAGAACCAGAACTAGTACATATCTTCTAAACCTAAAGAAACCTTAAGAACCGATTCTAATAAGCCAAATAACGTAAAATCGTGATTAACTAGTGAAGCCAACAAACGAAGCTAGATTGATCGCAAATCACAAAGACCGGGAGATATAGGAGAACTTAGAAATATTACTCTTGCGGAAGAAGCTGAAACCGGTTTAGGATCAGACGCATCCCAAACCCTAGCAGCCGTGGAATTAACAGATCCGGCGAGATCTAAAGCGTGGTGAGACAATCCGGCGGAGGCATTAGGGCGCATAGGTTGGAAATCATAGCTAGGGAAGATAGCTTCCTTCTTCGATTCCAATCCATTATCGCCGACACGGTAGTTCTGATGATCGC includes:
- a CDS encoding basic salivary proline-rich-like protein (DUF1421) (FUNCTIONS IN: molecular_function unknown; INVOLVED IN: biological_process unknown; LOCATED IN: cellular_component unknown; EXPRESSED IN: 23 plant structures; EXPRESSED DURING: 13 growth stages; CONTAINS InterPro DOMAIN/s: Ubiquitin-associated/translation elongation factor EF1B, N-terminal, eukaryote (InterPro:IPR015940), UBA-like (InterPro:IPR009060), Protein of unknown function DUF1421 (InterPro:IPR010820); BEST Arabidopsis thaliana protein match is: Protein of unknown function (DUF1421) (TAIR:AT3G01560.1); Has 114087 Blast hits to 62694 proteins in 2427 species: Archae - 138; Bacteria - 16154; Metazoa - 45092; Fungi - 21109; Plants - 14949; Viruses - 2278; Other Eukaryotes - 14367 (source: NCBI BLink).) — encoded protein: MQSFDLIKSALFSDKQIMDLMNDNSNNSQDGDHQNYRVGDNGLESKKEAIFPSYDFQPMRPNASAGLSHHALDLAGSVNSTAARVWDASDPKPVSASSARSYGSMDSLEPSKLFAEKDRNSPESAIISAIDRTMKAHADKLLHVMEGVSARLTQLETRTRDLENLVDDVKVSVGNSHGKTDGKLRQLENIMLEVQNGVQLLKDKQEIVEAQLQLSKLQLSKVNQQPETHSTHVEPTAQPPASLPQPPASAAAPPSLTQQGLPPQQFIQPPASQHGLSPPSLQLPQLPNQFSPQQEPYFPPSGQSQPPPTIQPPYQPPPPTQSLHQPPYQPPPQQPQYPQQPPPQLQHPSGYNPEEPPYPQQSYPPNPPRQPPSHPPPGSAPSQQYYNAPPTPPSMYDGPGGRSNSGFPSGYSPESYPYTGPPSQYGNTPSVKPTHQSGSGSGAYPQLPMARPLPQGLPMASAISSGGSGGGSDSPRSGNRAPVDDVIDKVVSMGFPRDQVRGTVRTLTENGQAVDLNVVLDKLMNGDRGAMMQQQQQQPPRGWFGGR